The proteins below are encoded in one region of Avibacterium volantium:
- a CDS encoding DeoR/GlpR family transcriptional regulator, translated as MKQSLRHKKIISLVKQNGYLSTEDLVSLLGVSPQTIRRDLNELAENNLISRHHGGAASPSTSENSDYVERKHFFSTEKRRIAEEVAKIIPNGSSLFMDIGTTPEAVANALLNHKNLRIVTNNLNAAYILMQNKSFDITMAGGSLRQDGGIIGEATVAFIKQFRLDFGILGISAIDSDGTLLDYDYHEVQVKRAIMESSRSTILATDHSKFNRRAMVCLGSLTELSHLFTDTPPSESIIQLLEASNTLVHICE; from the coding sequence ATGAAACAATCCCTTCGTCATAAAAAGATCATTTCGCTGGTGAAACAAAATGGTTATTTAAGCACGGAAGATTTAGTTAGCCTGCTTGGGGTTAGCCCACAGACCATTCGCCGCGATTTGAATGAACTGGCAGAAAATAATTTAATCAGCCGTCATCACGGTGGCGCGGCCTCCCCTTCCACATCAGAAAATTCTGATTATGTGGAACGTAAGCACTTCTTTTCAACAGAAAAAAGACGCATTGCCGAAGAAGTGGCGAAAATTATTCCCAATGGTTCATCGTTATTTATGGATATCGGCACAACCCCTGAGGCGGTGGCAAATGCCTTGTTAAATCACAAAAATTTACGCATTGTGACCAACAACCTGAACGCTGCTTACATTCTGATGCAAAATAAAAGTTTTGACATCACAATGGCGGGCGGATCGCTGCGCCAAGACGGTGGCATTATCGGTGAAGCCACCGTGGCATTTATCAAACAATTTCGCTTAGATTTTGGTATTCTCGGCATTAGCGCCATTGATAGTGATGGCACATTGCTGGATTATGATTATCACGAAGTGCAGGTAAAACGTGCGATTATGGAAAGCTCGCGTAGCACTATTTTAGCAACGGATCATTCCAAGTTTAACCGCCGCGCAATGGTATGTTTGGGATCACTCACCGAGCTGAGCCATTTGTTTACCGATACCCCACCGTCAGAGAGCATTATTCAGCTGTTAGAAGCAAGTAATACGCTAGTGCATATTTGTGAATAA
- the glpC gene encoding anaerobic glycerol-3-phosphate dehydrogenase subunit GlpC gives MNIQQLIENAKQNAALPPTHQYMDNSFESCIKCTACTAVCPVSKQNPLYPGPKQAGPDGERFRLKSAAFYDEALKYCTNCKRCEVACPSDVKIGDLIVRARNNHLKEQKKSLIHKLRDAVLSNTDIMGKLNTPFAPVVNTITGLKATKFLLEKTLKVSQHRSLPKYSFGSFRQWYKNNALERQRYYKDKVAYYHGCYVNYNNPQLGKDLIKVFNALDIGVLLLEKEKCCGLPLSVNGFPKRARQLAEFNLAQLENTIINQELDVVGTSSSCTMNLRDEYHHILGMDNAKVRPHINIVTKYLYQLFQRKNAPQFKSMPLKVAYHTACHVDKAGWAPYTLALLKLIPDLEVVMLPSQCCGIAGTYGFKAENYEVSQAIGKTLFEHIEEGKFDFVISECETCKWQIDMSTSLTCLHPITLLAKAI, from the coding sequence ATGAACATTCAACAATTAATCGAAAATGCGAAACAAAATGCCGCCTTGCCACCCACACATCAATATATGGATAACAGTTTTGAGAGCTGCATAAAATGTACGGCTTGCACGGCGGTTTGCCCCGTGTCGAAGCAAAACCCGCTCTACCCTGGTCCGAAGCAAGCTGGTCCAGATGGGGAACGTTTTCGCCTAAAAAGTGCCGCATTCTATGATGAAGCACTGAAATATTGTACCAACTGCAAACGCTGTGAAGTGGCTTGCCCTTCTGATGTGAAAATTGGCGATTTAATCGTGCGGGCGAGAAATAACCATTTGAAAGAACAGAAAAAATCGCTCATTCATAAATTACGCGATGCGGTGCTAAGTAACACCGACATAATGGGCAAACTCAACACCCCTTTTGCCCCTGTGGTGAATACCATTACAGGCTTAAAAGCCACGAAATTCTTACTGGAAAAAACCTTAAAAGTTAGCCAACACCGCAGTTTGCCGAAATATTCTTTTGGCTCATTCCGTCAATGGTATAAAAATAATGCCCTTGAGCGTCAGCGTTATTACAAAGACAAGGTGGCATACTATCACGGCTGTTACGTGAACTATAATAATCCACAACTCGGTAAGGATTTAATCAAGGTTTTCAATGCCTTAGATATTGGCGTGCTGTTATTGGAAAAAGAAAAATGCTGTGGACTGCCACTGAGCGTAAATGGCTTTCCAAAACGTGCTAGACAACTTGCCGAATTTAACCTTGCTCAGCTAGAAAATACCATTATTAATCAAGAGCTTGATGTAGTTGGCACTTCATCTAGCTGTACGATGAATTTGCGTGATGAATATCATCATATTTTGGGAATGGATAACGCAAAAGTACGTCCACACATTAATATTGTAACGAAGTATTTGTATCAATTATTTCAACGTAAAAACGCACCGCAGTTTAAATCAATGCCGTTGAAAGTGGCATATCACACCGCTTGCCACGTGGATAAAGCAGGTTGGGCGCCTTATACGCTTGCGTTACTGAAACTGATTCCTGATTTAGAGGTGGTAATGCTACCAAGCCAATGTTGTGGTATTGCTGGCACTTACGGCTTTAAAGCAGAAAACTATGAAGTTTCCCAAGCCATTGGTAAAACCCTATTTGAGCATATTGAAGAAGGGAAATTCGATTTTGTGATTTCAGAGTGCGAAACCTGTAAATGGCAAATTGATATGTCCACCAGCCTAACCTGCCTGCACCCAATCACGTTGTTGGCGAAGGCGATTTAA
- the glpQ gene encoding glycerophosphodiester phosphodiesterase: protein MTFKLKKLAQVVALSTLAFTCVQSANAMPTMNNNEKLVIAHRGASGYLPEHTLESKALAFGQKADYLEQDLAMTKDDHLIVIHDHFLDGLTDVAKKFPDRKRADGRYYVVDFTLAEIQSLNMTENFKVVEGKQVQVYPDRFPMWKSHFKIHTFEDEIEFIQGLEKSTGKKIGIYPEIKAPWLHHKEGKDIAKATLEVLKKYGYTQKSDRVYLQTFDFNELKRIKTELMPSLGMDLKLVQLIAYTDWHETEEKNPQGEWVNYDYDWMFKDGAMAEVAKYADGVGPGWYMLIDENNSTKDKVVYTPLVQELKKYNMELHPYTVRKDALPAFFTNVNQMYDALLNQAGATGIFTDFPDTAVEFLGKGK from the coding sequence ATGACATTCAAATTAAAAAAATTAGCCCAAGTTGTTGCCTTATCCACCTTGGCATTTACTTGTGTGCAATCGGCAAATGCAATGCCGACAATGAACAATAATGAAAAACTTGTTATCGCTCACCGCGGAGCAAGTGGCTATTTGCCTGAGCATACACTAGAAAGTAAAGCCCTTGCCTTTGGACAAAAAGCGGATTATTTAGAACAAGATTTAGCGATGACGAAAGACGATCATTTAATCGTGATCCACGATCATTTTTTAGACGGGCTGACTGACGTGGCGAAAAAATTCCCTGATCGTAAACGCGCAGATGGGCGTTATTATGTGGTGGATTTTACGCTTGCGGAAATTCAATCGCTTAATATGACCGAAAATTTCAAAGTGGTAGAGGGTAAACAGGTACAGGTTTACCCTGATCGCTTCCCAATGTGGAAATCCCATTTCAAAATTCACACCTTTGAAGATGAAATCGAATTTATCCAAGGACTAGAAAAATCCACAGGCAAAAAAATCGGCATTTACCCTGAAATCAAAGCCCCTTGGCTACATCATAAAGAAGGGAAAGATATTGCCAAAGCGACCTTGGAAGTGCTGAAAAAATATGGTTATACGCAAAAATCTGATCGCGTTTATTTGCAAACCTTTGATTTTAATGAGCTTAAACGCATCAAAACGGAGCTAATGCCGAGTCTAGGAATGGATCTTAAATTAGTCCAGCTTATCGCCTACACCGATTGGCACGAAACGGAAGAAAAAAATCCGCAGGGTGAATGGGTAAACTATGATTATGACTGGATGTTCAAAGATGGCGCAATGGCAGAAGTAGCAAAATATGCAGACGGCGTAGGCCCGGGTTGGTATATGTTGATTGATGAAAACAATTCGACTAAAGACAAAGTGGTTTACACCCCACTTGTGCAAGAATTGAAAAAATACAATATGGAACTACACCCTTACACCGTACGAAAAGATGCCTTACCTGCATTTTTTACTAACGTAAACCAAATGTACGATGCTTTGTTAAACCAAGCTGGCGCAACAGGTATTTTCACCGATTTCCCGGATACCGCGGTGGAGTTTTTGGGGAAAGGGAAGTAA
- the ftsY gene encoding signal recognition particle-docking protein FtsY produces the protein MAEKNKKGGFWSWFGLGKKKEETSNQAEVQETETVEQTELAQEQSAVENPEVLVEETETVEQTELSQEPSAVENSDVLAQETEITEPTELPQEPSAVETSEVLVQETEIVEQTELPQEPSVVQNSDVLAQETEIAEQAELPQEPRAVENPDILAQETEITEQAELPQKPSAVENLDVLAQETEIAEQTELPQEQSAVENPDVLAQETEIADQTELPQEPRAVENPEISTQEKPSEGGFFSRLVKGLIRTKQNIGSGFFGLFSGKKIDDDLFEELEEQLLIADIGMPTTTKIINNLTQHASRKQLKDADLLYQQLKLELAEIIKPVAQPLEIDTSKKPYVILMVGVNGVGKTTTIGKLARQFQMQGKSVMLAAGDTFRAAAVEQLQVWGERNNIPVVAQSTGADSASVIYDAMQSAAARNIDILIADTAGRLQNKNNLMDELKKIVRVMKKYDETAPHEIMLTLDAGTGQNAISQAKLFNEAVGLTGISLTKLDGTAKGGVIFAIADQFKLPIRYIGIGEKIEDLRPFQAEEFIEALFNTETEHH, from the coding sequence ATGGCAGAAAAAAATAAAAAAGGTGGTTTTTGGTCTTGGTTTGGATTAGGAAAAAAGAAAGAAGAAACATCGAACCAAGCGGAAGTGCAAGAAACAGAAACCGTAGAGCAAACGGAGCTTGCGCAAGAACAAAGTGCGGTGGAAAATCCAGAAGTTTTGGTGGAAGAAACAGAAACCGTAGAGCAAACAGAACTTTCGCAAGAACCAAGTGCGGTGGAAAATTCTGACGTTTTAGCGCAAGAAACTGAAATTACAGAGCCAACAGAACTTCCGCAAGAACCAAGTGCGGTGGAAACTTCTGAAGTTTTAGTACAAGAAACAGAAATCGTAGAGCAAACAGAGCTTCCGCAAGAACCAAGTGTGGTGCAAAATTCTGATGTTTTAGCGCAAGAAACAGAAATCGCAGAGCAAGCCGAACTTCCGCAAGAACCAAGAGCGGTAGAAAATCCTGACATTTTAGCGCAAGAAACAGAAATTACCGAGCAAGCAGAGCTTCCGCAAAAACCAAGTGCGGTGGAAAATCTTGACGTTTTAGCGCAAGAAACAGAGATCGCTGAGCAAACAGAACTTCCGCAAGAGCAAAGTGCGGTAGAAAATCCTGATGTTTTAGCGCAAGAAACAGAAATCGCCGATCAAACAGAACTTCCGCAAGAACCAAGAGCGGTGGAAAATCCAGAAATTTCAACGCAAGAAAAACCAAGCGAAGGGGGCTTTTTTAGCCGTTTGGTGAAAGGCTTAATTCGTACCAAACAAAATATCGGTTCGGGCTTCTTCGGGCTATTTTCAGGCAAAAAAATTGATGATGATCTGTTTGAAGAATTAGAAGAACAGTTGCTCATCGCTGATATTGGTATGCCAACAACCACTAAAATTATCAATAATTTAACGCAGCACGCCAGCCGCAAGCAGCTAAAAGATGCGGATTTACTGTATCAACAATTAAAATTAGAACTCGCAGAGATTATCAAGCCTGTGGCGCAGCCTTTAGAAATTGATACCAGCAAAAAGCCTTATGTGATTTTAATGGTGGGCGTCAATGGTGTAGGGAAAACCACGACCATTGGTAAACTTGCACGCCAATTCCAAATGCAAGGCAAATCCGTGATGTTGGCGGCAGGCGATACTTTTCGTGCTGCTGCGGTGGAGCAGCTTCAAGTGTGGGGAGAGCGTAATAATATTCCTGTGGTGGCACAAAGCACGGGAGCAGATTCCGCTTCGGTGATCTATGATGCAATGCAATCGGCGGCTGCGCGCAATATTGATATTTTGATTGCTGATACCGCAGGGCGTTTGCAAAATAAAAATAATTTAATGGACGAGCTGAAAAAAATCGTTCGCGTAATGAAAAAATACGATGAAACCGCGCCGCACGAAATTATGCTTACCCTTGATGCTGGCACAGGGCAAAACGCTATTAGCCAAGCCAAATTATTCAACGAAGCAGTAGGTTTAACAGGAATTAGCTTAACTAAATTAGACGGCACAGCCAAAGGCGGGGTGATTTTCGCCATCGCCGATCAATTCAAATTACCGATTCGTTATATTGGTATCGGCGAAAAAATTGAAGATCTGCGTCCATTCCAAGCAGAAGAATTTATTGAGGCGTTGTTTAATACTGAAACAGAACATCATTAA
- the glpA gene encoding anaerobic glycerol-3-phosphate dehydrogenase subunit A gives MKKSPHFYQNAQDFSPINTDVIIIGGGATGAGIARDCALRGINCVLLERRDIATGATGRNHGLLHSGARYAVNDEESARECIQENLILKNIARHCIEDTKGLFITLPEDDSAYQKTFLTACDNAGIEAVAIEPDLARRLEPSVNPNLVGAVVVPDGSIDPFRLTSANMLDASERGAKIFTYCEVKGLIREGDRVIGTKVYDHKNKVERLFFAPVVVNAGGIWGQGIAESADLKIRMFPAKGALLIMGHRINNLVINRCRKPADADILVPGDTICVIGTTSSRIPYDQIDNMVVTPEEVDILFREGEKLAPSLRHTRVLRAYAGVRPLVATDDDPSGRNVSRGIVLLDHAERDGLEGFVTITGGKLMTYRLMAEWATDLVCKKLNKSATCTTASQPLPGSGATQEETYKQIISLPTPIKISAVYRHGQRATKLLDQERLDRSLVCECEAVSAGEIRYAVDELKVNNLVDLRRRTRVGMGTCQAELCACRAAGLMARFNVATPRQSTTQLASFMEERWRGIQPIAWGEAVREAEFTSWIYYSLLGLNDVKPLDEQATQGTDSNEI, from the coding sequence ATGAAAAAATCACCGCACTTTTATCAAAATGCACAGGACTTTTCGCCTATCAATACGGACGTGATCATCATTGGCGGCGGCGCAACGGGTGCGGGGATTGCACGCGATTGTGCGTTGCGTGGCATTAATTGTGTGTTGTTGGAACGCCGTGATATTGCCACAGGAGCAACAGGGCGTAACCACGGGCTGTTGCACAGTGGCGCGCGTTATGCGGTGAATGATGAAGAATCCGCACGCGAATGTATTCAAGAAAATTTGATCCTGAAAAACATTGCTCGCCATTGTATTGAAGACACCAAAGGGCTATTTATCACGCTGCCTGAAGATGATTCGGCCTATCAAAAAACCTTTCTTACCGCTTGCGATAATGCTGGCATTGAAGCGGTGGCGATTGAGCCTGATTTAGCCAGACGCTTAGAGCCTTCGGTCAATCCGAATTTAGTGGGCGCGGTGGTGGTGCCTGATGGCTCAATCGATCCTTTCCGCCTCACTTCCGCCAATATGCTTGATGCCAGCGAGCGTGGCGCAAAAATTTTCACCTATTGCGAAGTAAAAGGGCTAATCCGCGAGGGTGATCGCGTGATTGGGACGAAAGTTTACGATCATAAAAATAAAGTAGAACGCTTATTTTTTGCCCCTGTTGTGGTGAATGCAGGTGGGATCTGGGGACAAGGCATTGCCGAATCTGCCGATCTGAAAATCCGAATGTTCCCAGCCAAAGGGGCGCTGTTAATTATGGGCCACCGCATTAATAATCTAGTGATTAACCGCTGCCGTAAGCCTGCCGATGCTGATATTCTCGTGCCGGGGGATACCATTTGCGTGATCGGTACGACCTCAAGCCGTATTCCTTATGATCAAATTGATAATATGGTGGTAACACCTGAAGAAGTGGATATTTTGTTCCGTGAAGGGGAAAAACTCGCCCCTTCCCTACGCCATACCCGTGTGCTGCGTGCTTATGCTGGCGTGCGCCCACTGGTTGCCACTGATGACGATCCTTCAGGACGCAACGTGAGCCGTGGCATTGTGTTGCTCGATCACGCAGAACGTGATGGGTTGGAGGGTTTTGTTACCATCACAGGTGGGAAATTAATGACCTATCGTTTAATGGCAGAATGGGCAACGGATTTGGTGTGCAAAAAACTCAATAAATCTGCCACTTGTACCACTGCTAGCCAACCTTTACCGGGTTCAGGCGCAACACAAGAAGAAACCTACAAACAAATTATTTCACTGCCAACACCAATTAAAATTTCTGCGGTATATCGCCACGGCCAGCGAGCCACCAAATTGCTCGATCAAGAACGCTTAGATCGTTCCTTGGTTTGTGAATGTGAAGCGGTGAGTGCAGGGGAAATTCGTTATGCCGTTGATGAACTCAAAGTGAATAACTTGGTGGATTTACGCCGCCGCACCCGTGTAGGAATGGGAACCTGCCAAGCGGAACTTTGCGCCTGTCGTGCTGCAGGCTTAATGGCGCGTTTTAATGTTGCCACACCACGCCAATCTACCACTCAACTGGCTTCTTTTATGGAAGAACGTTGGCGGGGAATTCAGCCTATTGCGTGGGGAGAAGCGGTGCGCGAAGCAGAATTTACCAGCTGGATTTATTACAGTTTACTCGGTTTGAATGATGTTAAACCACTTGATGAACAAGCCACACAGGGGACAGACAGCAATGAAATTTGA
- the glpT gene encoding glycerol-3-phosphate transporter yields the protein MFGPFKPAPHIAELPKEKIDSTYRRLRWQVFAGIFFGYAAYYFVRANFDLAQKGLIEAGLYNKAELGIIGTGAGLAYGLSKFFMASISDRSNPKVFLPCGLLLSGLCMTLMGLMPWATSGILVMFVMIFLNGWFQGMGWPPCGRTMVHWWSKNERGTIVSIWNTAHNLGGMVPGAMVLLASAIYFSEHGVQATAKDVWQQALYYPGIAAMLAAIPVFFVMKDTPQSCGLPAIEKWRNDYPDDYNEKTYENDLTAKEIFVTYVLKNKLLWYIAIANVFVYLIRYGVLKWSPVYLGEVKHFNIKGTAWAYTIYELAAIPGTLICGWVSDHLFKGKRGLTGFIFMILTTIAVVALWLNPATPESELAQYAGKAWYENPYQLTDFILMTTIGFLIYGPVMLIGLHALELAPKKAAGTAAGFTGLFGYLGGTVSASAVVGWAAEYYGWDGGFYVMITGGILAVLLLLIVTIQEAKHKATLGDHYGK from the coding sequence ATGTTTGGACCGTTTAAACCAGCTCCCCATATTGCGGAGCTGCCAAAAGAAAAGATAGATTCCACTTATAGACGCTTGCGTTGGCAAGTGTTTGCAGGGATCTTCTTTGGTTATGCGGCATATTATTTTGTGCGCGCAAATTTTGATTTAGCACAGAAAGGGTTAATTGAAGCAGGGCTTTATAACAAAGCTGAACTGGGTATTATCGGGACTGGTGCAGGTTTAGCCTATGGCTTATCAAAATTCTTTATGGCGAGTATTTCTGACCGCTCAAATCCGAAAGTTTTCTTGCCTTGTGGTTTGTTGCTTTCAGGTTTATGTATGACCCTAATGGGCTTAATGCCTTGGGCGACATCAGGCATTTTAGTGATGTTTGTGATGATTTTCCTTAATGGTTGGTTCCAAGGTATGGGGTGGCCACCGTGCGGACGTACAATGGTACACTGGTGGTCAAAAAATGAACGCGGAACAATCGTGTCTATCTGGAATACCGCACACAATCTCGGGGGAATGGTGCCGGGCGCAATGGTGTTATTAGCCAGTGCGATTTATTTCAGTGAACACGGCGTGCAAGCCACCGCAAAAGATGTATGGCAACAAGCGCTTTACTATCCAGGTATTGCGGCAATGCTTGCGGCGATCCCTGTATTCTTTGTAATGAAAGATACACCACAATCTTGCGGTTTACCTGCTATTGAAAAATGGCGTAATGATTACCCAGATGACTATAACGAAAAAACCTACGAAAACGATCTCACAGCAAAAGAAATTTTCGTTACTTATGTCTTAAAAAACAAATTGTTATGGTACATTGCCATTGCTAACGTGTTTGTTTATCTCATTCGTTATGGCGTATTAAAATGGTCGCCAGTGTATTTGGGTGAAGTAAAACACTTCAATATCAAAGGTACGGCGTGGGCATACACCATTTATGAATTAGCGGCGATTCCGGGAACGCTTATCTGTGGTTGGGTATCGGATCACCTATTTAAAGGTAAACGTGGTTTAACCGGTTTTATCTTTATGATCTTAACTACCATTGCGGTAGTGGCATTATGGTTAAACCCAGCAACACCAGAATCTGAACTTGCACAATATGCAGGCAAAGCGTGGTATGAAAACCCATATCAATTAACTGACTTTATCTTAATGACCACTATCGGTTTCTTAATTTATGGTCCAGTAATGTTAATTGGTTTACACGCCCTTGAACTTGCACCGAAAAAAGCCGCAGGTACAGCAGCAGGGTTCACTGGCCTATTTGGTTATCTCGGTGGTACTGTTTCTGCTTCAGCCGTTGTGGGTTGGGCTGCGGAATACTACGGCTGGGACGGCGGTTTCTATGTAATGATCACCGGCGGTATCTTGGCAGTATTGTTACTCTTAATCGTAACTATTCAAGAAGCAAAACATAAAGCCACATTAGGCGATCACTACGGTAAATAG
- the glpB gene encoding glycerol-3-phosphate dehydrogenase subunit GlpB, with protein MKFDVIIIGGGLAGLTCGIALQQQGKHCAIVNNGQAAMDFSSGSLDLLSQLPDGSAVENFADFYPHFAEQVPHHPYTLLGKDQVLAKAEHFEQLAQSLNLDLLGSHKENHLRVTPLGGLRRTWLSANSVPTLPLSQAEFPHKRIVVLGIEGYHDFQPQLLADNLKQNPQFAHCDVSIGYLHIPQLDQLRNNAREFRSVNISQVLEHKLAFGELVREIQQAAGNASAVFLPACFGMSDNHFFNSLKQATGLNLFELPTLPPSLLGMRQRKALRDHFEKLGGVMLNGDKALRADIEDHQVKALYTQLHQDDALYAEHFVLASGHYFSSGIVAEFERVLEPIFDLDIIGNGDFDNGNRLSWTRDRFSAPQPYQSAGVKINEKCQVQKCGEILANLYAIGSVIGGYNNLELGCSSGVAVVTALTVAEQILAGGK; from the coding sequence ATGAAATTTGATGTGATTATTATCGGTGGCGGATTGGCAGGGCTAACCTGCGGTATCGCCTTGCAACAACAAGGTAAACATTGTGCCATCGTAAACAACGGACAAGCGGCGATGGATTTTTCCTCTGGCTCGTTAGATTTACTCAGCCAGCTTCCAGATGGAAGTGCGGTGGAAAATTTTGCAGATTTTTACCCGCACTTTGCTGAGCAAGTGCCACATCACCCCTATACCTTATTGGGAAAAGATCAGGTGCTTGCTAAAGCAGAACACTTTGAACAATTAGCCCAATCGCTCAATTTGGATCTGCTTGGCTCACATAAAGAAAATCATCTCCGTGTTACTCCTTTGGGCGGTTTACGTCGAACTTGGCTTTCGGCAAACAGCGTGCCAACCTTGCCATTATCACAAGCTGAATTTCCCCATAAACGCATTGTAGTGCTAGGCATTGAGGGTTACCACGATTTCCAACCACAATTATTAGCGGATAACTTAAAACAAAATCCGCAATTTGCCCATTGTGATGTGAGTATTGGCTATTTGCACATTCCGCAATTAGACCAACTTCGCAACAACGCACGGGAATTTCGTAGCGTCAATATTTCCCAAGTACTGGAGCATAAACTGGCGTTCGGCGAGTTAGTGCGAGAAATCCAACAAGCCGCAGGAAACGCAAGTGCGGTGTTTTTACCCGCCTGTTTTGGAATGAGCGACAATCATTTCTTCAACAGCCTCAAACAGGCGACAGGGCTAAATTTATTTGAACTACCAACACTACCGCCTTCTTTACTGGGAATGCGTCAGCGAAAAGCCCTGCGAGATCATTTTGAAAAGTTGGGCGGTGTAATGCTCAATGGCGACAAAGCGTTGCGGGCGGATATTGAGGATCACCAAGTGAAAGCCCTTTACACGCAATTACATCAAGATGATGCACTTTATGCTGAGCATTTTGTGCTGGCTTCGGGGCATTATTTTAGCTCGGGGATTGTGGCGGAATTTGAACGGGTTCTTGAGCCTATTTTTGATCTCGATATTATCGGCAACGGCGATTTTGATAATGGCAACCGCCTTTCTTGGACAAGAGATCGCTTTTCCGCTCCGCAACCTTATCAAAGTGCGGGGGTGAAAATTAACGAAAAATGCCAAGTGCAAAAGTGCGGTGAGATTTTAGCGAATTTATACGCTATTGGCTCAGTGATTGGCGGTTACAATAATTTAGAACTCGGTTGTAGCTCGGGCGTGGCGGTGGTTACCGCGCTCACCGTGGCAGAACAGATTCTTGCAGGGGGCAAATAA
- the rsmD gene encoding 16S rRNA (guanine(966)-N(2))-methyltransferase RsmD: MKKNPATRKQHTNLAKGEVRIIAGLWRGRKLPVLNAEGLRPTGDRVKETLFNWLMPYIVDATCLDCFAGSGSLGLEALSRQAKQVTFLELNKQVAKQLTQNLQQLKCTPQQGRVINQDSLHYLQQPEPKPVFDLVFLDPPFHFDLAQQAVDLLIKFNWLKPNALIYVETEKNKTLSLPDNWQILKEKTTGQVSYRLYQYLLGE, translated from the coding sequence ATGAAAAAAAATCCTGCGACACGCAAGCAACATACTAATCTGGCAAAAGGTGAAGTCCGTATTATTGCAGGGCTTTGGCGTGGGCGGAAATTGCCTGTGCTGAATGCGGAAGGCTTGCGTCCAACAGGTGATCGGGTGAAAGAAACGCTATTTAACTGGTTGATGCCTTATATTGTGGACGCGACTTGCTTAGATTGTTTTGCTGGCAGCGGTTCATTGGGGTTAGAAGCCCTTTCACGCCAAGCCAAGCAAGTGACCTTTTTGGAACTCAATAAACAGGTGGCAAAGCAACTCACGCAAAATCTACAACAGCTAAAATGTACGCCGCAACAAGGGCGTGTGATTAACCAAGATAGCTTGCATTATTTACAGCAACCAGAGCCAAAACCCGTGTTTGACTTGGTGTTTCTCGATCCACCTTTTCATTTTGATCTCGCACAACAAGCCGTTGATTTGCTGATTAAATTTAATTGGCTTAAGCCCAATGCACTAATTTATGTGGAAACGGAAAAAAACAAAACCCTAAGCCTGCCAGATAATTGGCAAATATTAAAAGAAAAAACCACTGGGCAAGTGAGTTATCGGTTGTATCAATATTTGCTGGGCGAATAA